The segment AGAACGATAATACAGACTATGATCACAGCACAACACACCACACCATCactgaacacaacaacaacaatgaaaacactgaGGGGTCAATTGTTACTTTTGTTAATGatgtaaatggtaaaaaactaaaatttaaGCAAACGTGTGTGTCAGACAGTAACAAGAAGATCCCTGGTTCTATTTATCACTGATCATCAGGCGACCTGGCAAAGTGTCAAtcaaaaagtaattaaattaaattaaaggaaCATTCCAGTGGTTTTGCATGTTCTAGCCCATTAACCTAAATCTCACATCTACGTCACATTACTGAAACCATTTTTCTACCTTCAGTCTCACCTTCCAAAGACGCCGGTTTCAGTTGTCAGTGCAGTATGCAAATCAGTTTGCAGAGATTTGAAACTCGTCTCATCAGTCTTATTCTTATATTGGcttagttttttttgttaaatatgcAGTTTCAACTCATGTTAATGAGATTATCAGAGACTGCGTTGAAAACCTTTGCTGAAACACTTTTTCCAGCAACATACTGAAGCTCTTGAGTTAAATGCTTTTCACTCAAATCTTGGTTGTCACAATTCCTGTAAAACTTTGATCTAAAAACATGGATAAGGTAATTTTCTAATAAACAACTGCTTGAAGGCAGgaaatgtagttaaaaagtTGGTCTGTAATAATGTAAAGTTTACACAGCATGTATTTAATTTACTAAAACATGCAATACCACTGATACAGCTAAAAGCCCTAAAGTCTATTACATATTTCTTAAAGGTTGCCAGTCACAACATTAGTATATGAAATATATCTACAAGTCAGTGTAGatatataaaatagttttttttaagtcaaagATGCAGCAGTTACTTTATTTTCAAAGCTAATACACTTTGTTGTCTTATTTTAACAGtatgagaaaataactgaatcaTGTGATATAAGTCTTTGAATGCAtcatcatgttaaactgaataaaattaTAGATGAATTTGACTTTGATGATGTGCATTTATTCAAGCATATTGAAGCTGTCTAAAACCAGTGTTTTCACTCTAGAGCCAGATGACTCACATGTGGAGGACTGGACGATTTATACTGTTACAATACACACAAAGTCTTCACTAGTTACACTAGATTTAGacaacacatgaacacatgagtGACTACACAGAAAATCTATCttcaaaaccacaaaaccaGAGTGAAACAGGTGCAGAGATCACCAGGTGAAAAgcttaaaggtaccctgtggagtttttgaccagtGGAGGTGCTGTAGAGTAACGTGATGGACTACAGGAGGATAACGATGCACATTTCTGCAGAGTGCAGCGGGCAGTGATACGTATTAACAGATAGTTGAGGTATAGGAGAAGAAAACTGCGAGCTGATGTAAACGATGCagttttctaatgtttttttgaggttgaaaatgcattttaatgtcatACATAAGGATGCTCACAATGCCTTTAGGTGAaagggtgagaaaaaaaacatagtttCACACAAAAAACTCCCCATGGTACCACTATGTTGCTATGGATCATGATACTGTCTTGTGGATCAAATGGTTTAAAAGTTTCTCTCTGCATGTCTGGTTTATGAGAGGGGGGAGCGGAGAAAGTACTGACCGTTCTTCCCGAGTCTGATCTCTTCAGTAGTTCTCTTGACCAGAATGTAGACTGACCACAACATACAGACTATTGCTATCAGgtgaaacaaaactgaacagaaGATCTTTCTCCTCTCACTCTTCGTCATGTGTAGCCTCTCCCACTGGAAGACAGGAGGGTGGAAggaggagagatagagagagagagagagagagatagagatagagagagagagatggtgttCATTATAACATCCTGACAGTCTCGTCTGGAGGTATCAGCCCTGCTCGCCAtctcaaaaagacaaatttgtgtgtgtgtgtgtgtgtataccttcCGTAAAGGTTTGAGCTTTGTCTCCATAATGAAGTCGAATTTGCAGAGTTCACAGCAGCGAGTATCTGAGGATTTGATCCACTGGTTGAGACAGGCCTGATGGACGAAACTCAGACTCCCCGTGCAGCGACAAGGCATAATCAGCGGGCAATCTTCATCCCCCTCACAGTGGCagatcctacacacacacacacacacacgtatcaGTAGAAGTCAGAGATTCATAGATTGTCTCTGTCGTTAAatgttctctgtctctgtaaatgttttacacCCCTGACTTTTTTTTGGATAATGAAGTTTTAAAGATAATGAAGTGATAAACACACGTCAGCTGTCGGACACTCACTGACCTGCAGACCTCCAGCTCAGAGTCATCAGAGCAGTGCTGGGGCATTCCACCGTTCACACCGCAGTGTGAACGCGGCGTGGGCACAGACATGTCCCCGCTCCCTGACCCTTTTTCCTGGTATCGTTTGGTGATGAGCTCCTCGCCGTCCTCTGCCAGTGAGGAGCTGCCCCCCGGGCTGTGTGACTTGTGGCCTCTGCagctcttctccttctctctgctctgtgatccTTCCCTCTGTGACGCGTGGCCGTCTCTCTTTGAGCCCCTGCCGCTGTGGCGCTTCTTAAGCCCTCCGCTGTCTTCCACCAGAGGCTGGCTCTCCTTCCCTTCATCCGAGCCCACCGACTGCAGCTCCATGTCCCCTTTGTCTTCCCTTCCCTTGCTTCCGCTGCGGCGGCGCGCTCTTCGGGCTTTCTCTTTGCTCCAGCTGCGGGCTTCGCGCTTCGCCTCGTCCTCAGAGGTGGAGTCTGAGTTGGGGGCACCTGAGCAGCGGAGGCGGGGTGGGAGCTCCCTCCGGTTCTTGAAGGAGCGGTGcctcttctctcccctctcGCTGCGGTCTGAGCTGAGGCTGCGGTCGCTGCGGTCCGTCTGCTCCTGTTTGGCGTTGGTTTCCACGCAGTCCAAGGTGGTGCAGCTGTTCCTCTTGCGGCGGTGACGGCGCTTCACCTGCTTCTTCTGGGCCTGAGCCGATGAACCCAGAGTTGTGCTCGTGACTGTCattacagctgtgtgtgtgcgcttgctAGTTTTGTGTGACTCAGAAGCATCCTCCTCTAAGCGGGTCAGTTGGCCagtgctgaacacacacacacacacgcacgtgcaaacaaacacacagagatggaGACATGAAACAAGGATAAATGAGATGGAAAAGACACAAATGTGATGACATTACCAAAACAAATGGGCTGAAATTGGAGCGCAGGcacttaaagggtcagttcacccaatttaaaaaaaaccccattattttatcaattacCTATTGAGCCATGATCACAGCTGATTTCTGCCTCCTTCACTCCTTTACAATGGATGTGACTTGAATCTTATCTGTGGTGTTCGCAGCATAAAAAATTCAACAGCTGTATCTCTTTCCAGAATCAGGAGCTCCGTTACTTTGGATAATCCGGTTTTAATTGGGACTATTTAATCAGTAAAAAGTAGTTCCAGTAAAACTGTGATTGTTTCTGGAAATACACACTGCTGATGAATTAtttatagggctgcaactaatgctTATTTTCAATATCAATTAACCTGtcgattatttttttctattaattgattaattgtttggcctaaaaacatcagaaaacaatgaaaaatgacaatcacATAGAGCACAGTATCATCCAATGTCTTCTGTTGATcgacaaaaataataattttaagaatccatcaaatatttggcacacttacttgaaaaatgaattaaacgattcattgattattaaaatagttgcattaattttctgtcgatcgcctaattgattagttgttgcagctctaactaTATAAATGATGTAATGAATTTAAATACTTATTAATATTAACCACAAAACAAATTCCATTCACATTCATTATATTAAAGGTGGAGGCAGAAATTTCTAAAAATCTGTGTGGAAAGATACATCACAATATATATGAACCCTTACTGGCCAGTATCCTCCAGAGCAAATTAATATCAGGATAATATCTGCAGTTAACAATTAATTAGTGCATATGTAATGATGCGTACATGGTTAAGTGACAAATGGAGTTCCaaacactcacatacagtaaacacataTCACATGTGTCCATACTGCCACACAGTGTCCTTTCATCCTTGAAACCGCATTGCTGAGCCTGTTAGCGTCGGCATAATAAGTTGAAAGATCCCATTTCTGCAACAAGTCATCTTCCTCTCATTGATTGCGCTATGGGAGCACCGTTGCATTTCAGCatccattttaattttgttatgCCCTTGAGGTGCAGCAGACCATACTAATTCAGTCCCCCACTCAGTGGAGAGAAGAAGCTTTAAACCGTGCATGTTAATATCACAGAGAGACTTTAACAGACATGGTTGTGTTTGCAGTTATTCAAGGAACAGAAAGGGAATAATAGTTTTCCTTCAGTCTTGCACTTTCTGTCCAGGTAACTATAATTGTGAACAATGTTTACCTGCATATGTCCTGAGAAGATGGGGTGATTGATGTCCTTGAAGTTGTAGTTAGTCCGGTTGTAGAGTTGCTGGcctgcaacaacaaacagactcAATTTAGCTCCCACATTGCTGTAGCAGTCAGTAATCACTGATTTATCAGACATGAGAATATCTTTGCGCACTTTCAAATGTACATATAATCAAAGTAATGATTAATTTATATCATATTAAAGGTACATTAATAAATTTTTTTGGCCACCGGGGCAGAAGAACTCCAAAACAAGCTAATGAGCACACTGCCCTGACAAGGCGTTTTGAAGTTGCTGCTAACATGTTTGCCTACTTACACATCTAGCAGCCATGgaagaacatttattttgagttttaattgggaccaatattcactctcctttgaTGTCTGATTTGGTCTCCATCAGCTCCTGAGTATCTGAGTCATTAGCTGCTAtatgtttgacttttttcatCAGCTAGTTTCTACCTTCTAACTTATATTTATCTTAATCTTTGGTTAATCTGAGCTTCTCTGCTAAAAACAGCACTGAGACGGtgagacatactgtacacactgtaAATTTACAGGCtgtcaaaccaaaacaatgaactaaaAGAGGCTCAGTGGGTTTGTCACTGCGAGTGACCCCTccacatttgatttattgttaatattaaaaaataatgattactgGAGCTTTAAGCATAATTTAGTGTTTCACACGTCATACAACAGTGTGCTCAAAGTAAACTCACATTGATTTGTtagtaacacacacagcattAGCACATTCTTGCACATTAGAGTCTGCTTGGATAAACAATGCTAACATACACTATGGACTATGACCTTGATATTGGCCCTTTAAGCTCTCTGATATTCAGCGGTTACCTTGGAGATGTTGCTTGATCGACTCCCAGAGCGCCCAGGGGCTTTCTTCCCCtgcagggagaaggagagacagaaaatcaTTACCGTGTGCCCAAGAACACAGGAAGTATGTGATGCTTTAATGGCACATGACACCAGTGTAGCCTGAGATGTTTCAACCGGCGCTTTATCAGACACACAACACcagaacaaaaaatatattacaacAATATTTCACTGTAGTCACATCACTACAGAGACTGAGGGTGCATTCATCTCACCGTAACACTTTAGTGTAATCTACTGATGGGCTGCAATTTTATTATGCATTTTAATATACATGTTTTTggtaaatcaattaattgtttagtctgtaaaatgtaaaaaaaaaaaaaatacacatcacaAGTTATCAAAGCCTGacatgatgtcttcaaatgtcttgttttgtccgactaacAGTTTACTAAGCAGCTTTTAACATCAGCAACATGTTCTATACTATTAGTAGCTTGTAATTTCGTCCGGTGCTGAGTTGATTGGTTGAAATCCGGCATCAAGAGTCATGCCATGTGTCCTTGTTATTCTTTGTGACCCCAGCTAAAGCCAGTCAATCCTATTACCTGGCTGTCCTGCTAAATGCAGAAGATGCCGCTCTGCAATGTGTTTCTATTTAAAGTCAACTTTAAGCACTTTTTCTAGGGCTTCCTAGAGCGCTGATTGTCTCAAGTCAACAGTAAGACCTTGACATCAACCATCAGACGCTTACGTCTATGTCCTCATTCACTGCCTGCAGTTTCACTTATCAGTAAATGGCAGTGTGTGGGAGTTACCAAAGATTAAACACAAGATGTTCTTGTAAATCATGGTGAAAACAAATATCTTAACAGGTAAGTTATTTTCCAGCCACCAACGTACTCGCAAACCTGTCCAACTTATATCACTGTACATACAATTTTATATCAAACACTGATTTAAATCTATAGGAAATTTTCTGGACAAATCGACTATCAGTTCTCTATTCaaactgtatttctgtattcTTGAAATACATGGGCCCACACTGATTGTACTATTACCGCAGGGATTTGGTGTATTTACTATTTGAGAACTTCAGAGCATTTCTAATTATTTTAGGACCTTAAAACATCTGAATCTCTTGGCAGTTGTCTGACCAGAGAATGCCCACTAAACCCTTATTTTGTCGAGGCTGGGAAAGCTACAGTTATAACAATTTtcttggcatttttgctttaatttgccaTTTGAAAGTGCAGttgaagacagaaaacatgggTGGAGAGAGGAGTCTGACATCCGTCAAAGGTttgaagctggaatcaaaccgtTGTGGTTGTGGTTATGTGTTATGCAAATAAAACCAGTGCCTAAGAAACTGCAaggtttttaaaacaaaagtacAGACCAACAGGACGGATCACAACAAGAAATACTAAtcaaatatttgtcttttttccttgTAAAATCTACTTTTCTACATCACTGCCTTCACTTGtggcctgataatcagactgttttgccattttgtcaacaaatcagaGACGCAAGCATCAATTTAAAGGTTTGTAAACAGGATATTTCACTCTCAGCCACACAGCTGATGCTATTGGCAGCCAGTTATATTATGTGATTAAATACATCTTGTACCAGACGCACACCTCCAGCCCCAGCTGCCTTTACTGTGGTTATGCGCTATGTGTGGAAATCAAATTAGTATCTGACAAACAGGATAGACAATCTACCAACTGTCTGGTGTTGGAATGAATGCAAATGTGGAAAATAAACtgaagaataaaataaagtgatagATATGTTGTAGTCATATATTCCCAGGATTTAGTCCAAAATGAATCTCTATTAAAATACTTCATGGCTCTAATGGCCTTGAGGATAATACAGAGGCTCATTTTCCATCATTCTGATAGACGAATGTGttaacaaatttaaatttaaaatgagcaCAAGTTGTTTTAATACATGCTTAAGGTCTGCCTTTCATATATGTTAAATTTAAGTATTATAGTATATACATTGATCACACCAACAGTAGGTTTAAAAGTATGAAAGTGGCCGCTTTCATGAGATGAAACTCATAAGCGGTATGTATCTTACAGGATATTTACAGGGTTCAAAGTTGATGTTTGGAATGTCTCATGTGGGCGGcctctttatatttttttaacttgacatataaaaagcaaaacagagcgTGTGAGAACCAGcccacacagaga is part of the Thunnus albacares chromosome 3, fThuAlb1.1, whole genome shotgun sequence genome and harbors:
- the march1 gene encoding E3 ubiquitin-protein ligase MARCHF7 isoform X1, with protein sequence MPIQQITVVPARETGSNGKSAPRSKDKNEGKKAPGRSGSRSSNISKASNSTTGLTTTSRTSITPSSQDICSTGQLTRLEEDASESHKTSKRTHTAVMTVTSTTLGSSAQAQKKQVKRRHRRKRNSCTTLDCVETNAKQEQTDRSDRSLSSDRSERGEKRHRSFKNRRELPPRLRCSGAPNSDSTSEDEAKREARSWSKEKARRARRRSGSKGREDKGDMELQSVGSDEGKESQPLVEDSGGLKKRHSGRGSKRDGHASQREGSQSREKEKSCRGHKSHSPGGSSSLAEDGEELITKRYQEKGSGSGDMSVPTPRSHCGVNGGMPQHCSDDSELEVCRICHCEGDEDCPLIMPCRCTGSLSFVHQACLNQWIKSSDTRCCELCKFDFIMETKLKPLRKWERLHMTKSERRKIFCSVLFHLIAIVCMLWSVYILVKRTTEEIRLGKNDELWRFTLLKYYEPNGILEWPFWTKLIVVAIGFTGGLIFMYIQCKVYLQLWRRLKAFNRIITVQNCPEKNLHNSQAQPNGRHETLEVPVSPAPVPAPAPAPEPQMDSDMSVEDAVAPVQNPV
- the march1 gene encoding E3 ubiquitin-protein ligase MARCHF7 isoform X3 gives rise to the protein MPIQQITVVPARETGSNGKSAPRSKDKNEGKKAPGRSGSRSSNISKASNSTTGLTTTSRTSITPSSQDICSTGQLTRLEEDASESHKTSKRTHTAVMTVTSTTLGSSAQAQKKQVKRRHRRKRNSCTTLDCVETNAKQEQTDRSDRSLSSDRSERGEKRHRSFKNRRELPPRLRCSGAPNSDSTSEDEAKREARSWSKEKARRARRRSGSKGREDKGDMELQSVGSDEGKESQPLVEDSGGLKKRHSGRGSKRDGHASQREGSQSREKEKSCRGHKSHSPGGSSSLAEDGEELITKRYQEKGSGSGDMSVPTPRSHCGVNGGMPQHCSDDSELEVCRICHCEGDEDCPLIMPCRCTGSLSFVHQACLNQWIKSSDTRCCELCKFDFIMETKLKPLRKWERLHMTKSERRKIFCSVLFHLIAIVCMLWSVYILVKRTTEEIRLGKNGILEWPFWTKLIVVAIGFTGGLIFMYIQCKVYLQLWRRLKAFNRIITVQNCPEKNLHNSQAQPNGRHETLEVPVSPAPVPAPAPAPEPQMDSDMSVEDAVAPVQNPV
- the march1 gene encoding E3 ubiquitin-protein ligase MARCHF7 isoform X2, producing MHMSTHRLTKVSAVHQSHQSVGRGAGAQGKKAPGRSGSRSSNISKASNSTTGLTTTSRTSITPSSQDICSTGQLTRLEEDASESHKTSKRTHTAVMTVTSTTLGSSAQAQKKQVKRRHRRKRNSCTTLDCVETNAKQEQTDRSDRSLSSDRSERGEKRHRSFKNRRELPPRLRCSGAPNSDSTSEDEAKREARSWSKEKARRARRRSGSKGREDKGDMELQSVGSDEGKESQPLVEDSGGLKKRHSGRGSKRDGHASQREGSQSREKEKSCRGHKSHSPGGSSSLAEDGEELITKRYQEKGSGSGDMSVPTPRSHCGVNGGMPQHCSDDSELEVCRICHCEGDEDCPLIMPCRCTGSLSFVHQACLNQWIKSSDTRCCELCKFDFIMETKLKPLRKWERLHMTKSERRKIFCSVLFHLIAIVCMLWSVYILVKRTTEEIRLGKNDELWRFTLLKYYEPNGILEWPFWTKLIVVAIGFTGGLIFMYIQCKVYLQLWRRLKAFNRIITVQNCPEKNLHNSQAQPNGRHETLEVPVSPAPVPAPAPAPEPQMDSDMSVEDAVAPVQNPV